One genomic segment of Acinetobacter sp. C26M includes these proteins:
- a CDS encoding neutral/alkaline non-lysosomal ceramidase N-terminal domain-containing protein, whose protein sequence is MYQVGWDKQQIKITPKGYAMFGYGQWSHRAYEQRTALFARSVSIVDQQHNRLLICCLDLGCITHAIRSQAVARLTQILNSPFDENQLVLMATHTHSGPSGCGYEALYNMPTPGFVPEHVTAIVEAIVLSIQNAIVSEQDTEIFLSTQHFPEQTPVAWNRSIKAYNRNPEVQPRTEAETHLALNREMQLIGFYREQKLQSFISLFGVHATCLGNSLNAYDGDNKGYAAAFSEQALIGQGIQNPVTIFAQATAGDVSPHFHGKDQLKIRNKIKGEQEYQYAQQNGRYQSELALTALQSNIPKNLQKVAGKIDAVLSYVDLSNIEIPDQFAAGQKHAKTSQPCHGTAFFAGTPVDGLGAPKPLIMGMQFLADQFRKQKTKHPKATDFADYQQLYASQGPKQILLEAGAKKILGQPIGFPPSILDPLIAEMNRQVKAGAIQQSPLVPSVVPLQIVRLGQLALICCPGEFTTIAGQRVVDTVKQTFTTQTSMNQVWLASYCNDYMGYVTTYEEYQAQAYEGGHTLFGQWTLAACQSKFKDLTEQLLLEKNKRHYDEMTRPQPIPAQELAKRSNHGNLKTAVSQGEAV, encoded by the coding sequence ATGTATCAGGTGGGTTGGGACAAGCAGCAAATCAAAATTACACCGAAAGGCTATGCCATGTTTGGGTATGGTCAATGGTCACATCGGGCCTATGAACAGCGCACAGCTTTATTTGCACGTAGTGTGAGTATTGTCGATCAACAACATAACCGATTACTCATCTGTTGTCTGGATTTAGGGTGCATTACCCATGCCATACGCAGTCAAGCAGTAGCGCGACTCACCCAAATTCTAAATTCACCATTTGATGAAAATCAATTGGTCCTCATGGCAACCCATACTCATTCTGGCCCTAGTGGTTGTGGTTATGAAGCTTTATATAATATGCCAACGCCTGGTTTTGTACCTGAACACGTAACTGCCATTGTTGAGGCGATTGTACTGAGTATTCAAAATGCGATTGTGTCTGAACAAGACACCGAGATTTTTTTAAGTACGCAGCATTTTCCAGAACAGACACCTGTCGCATGGAATCGTTCGATCAAAGCCTACAATCGTAATCCAGAAGTTCAGCCACGTACCGAAGCTGAAACGCATTTAGCTTTGAACCGAGAAATGCAGCTGATCGGTTTCTATCGTGAACAAAAACTACAGTCCTTTATTTCCTTATTTGGAGTACATGCAACTTGTTTAGGAAATTCTTTAAACGCCTATGATGGTGATAATAAAGGCTACGCAGCCGCATTCTCTGAGCAGGCTTTAATTGGGCAAGGAATCCAAAATCCAGTCACAATTTTTGCACAAGCAACCGCAGGGGACGTATCACCGCATTTTCATGGCAAAGATCAGCTCAAGATCCGTAATAAGATTAAAGGCGAACAGGAATATCAATACGCGCAACAAAATGGGCGCTACCAAAGTGAATTGGCTTTGACAGCACTACAATCAAATATTCCCAAAAATTTGCAAAAAGTCGCAGGCAAGATCGATGCTGTTTTGTCCTATGTAGACCTGAGCAATATTGAAATTCCAGATCAGTTCGCAGCGGGTCAAAAGCATGCAAAGACCAGTCAGCCTTGTCATGGCACCGCATTTTTTGCAGGCACGCCTGTCGATGGTTTAGGTGCACCCAAACCCTTAATTATGGGAATGCAATTTTTAGCGGATCAATTTCGCAAACAAAAAACCAAGCATCCAAAAGCAACTGATTTTGCAGACTATCAGCAGTTGTATGCCTCTCAAGGGCCAAAACAGATTTTACTGGAAGCGGGTGCCAAAAAGATTTTAGGCCAACCAATTGGTTTTCCGCCGAGTATTCTTGATCCGTTGATTGCAGAAATGAACCGACAAGTGAAAGCTGGGGCGATTCAGCAGAGTCCTTTAGTCCCGAGCGTGGTTCCCTTACAGATTGTGCGATTAGGTCAATTGGCTTTGATTTGTTGTCCAGGAGAATTTACCACTATTGCAGGGCAGCGTGTCGTTGACACCGTTAAACAGACATTCACTACACAGACGTCAATGAATCAGGTTTGGTTGGCATCGTACTGCAATGATTATATGGGCTATGTCACGACCTATGAAGAATACCAAGCGCAAGCCTATGAAGGTGGGCATACCTTATTCGGACAATGGACATTGGCAGCCTGCCAGAGCAAGTTCAAAGATCTAACAGAACAATTATTGTTAGAAAAAAATAAACGTCATTACGATGAAATGACACGACCACAGCCGATTCCAGCACAGGAACTCGCAAAACGCAGCAACCATGGCAATTTGAAAACTGCCGTTAGCCAAGGAGAGGCAGTATGA
- a CDS encoding D-arabinono-1,4-lactone oxidase has protein sequence MNDLTQGIWSNWSGFQKAKPQQILQPANIQELQSIVREQQKIRVVGAGHSFTPLVCTDATLLSLNHIAGIASTDLDRCQSSIYAGTRLYDLDQHLQQQSINQALMNQGDIDQQSLAGAVSTGTHGTGADLHCISAYVEAFELLTASGEILKCNRTEHPEIFAAGRVSLGSLGILTKITMQNRPRYKLKEHIELCPVEDMMQHIQQWKHQHRHIECFVFSHEKQLMLKTLDETDEEVLPRKENFPSDDTLLTLCSELTKNFPSLNPYLQKLLGIFVKPTTYIDWSSKIFPTPRNTKFNEMEYQIPVDRGIECLDEVLHALRKYKVATFFPLEFRFVKGDDIWLSPFYQQDSISISVHQYHKQDPKLIFDVVEPILQKYRGRPHWGKMHQMNKTQLRALYPKWDDFMALRQQLDPKAKFLNPYLEKLFLG, from the coding sequence ATGAATGATTTAACACAAGGCATTTGGTCAAACTGGTCTGGCTTTCAAAAAGCCAAGCCGCAGCAGATTTTACAACCTGCCAATATTCAAGAATTACAGTCTATTGTTAGAGAGCAGCAAAAAATAAGGGTGGTGGGTGCAGGGCATTCTTTTACGCCTTTGGTCTGTACCGATGCAACTTTATTGTCTTTGAATCATATTGCAGGAATCGCATCGACGGATCTTGATCGATGTCAGAGCAGTATTTATGCTGGTACACGTTTATATGACTTAGATCAGCATTTACAACAGCAATCGATCAATCAGGCTTTGATGAATCAGGGCGATATTGATCAGCAAAGTCTCGCAGGTGCTGTCTCTACAGGCACACATGGCACAGGAGCAGATTTGCATTGTATTTCGGCCTATGTTGAAGCTTTTGAGTTATTGACGGCGTCAGGTGAAATTCTAAAATGTAATCGCACAGAACATCCTGAAATCTTTGCCGCAGGACGAGTTTCTTTGGGAAGCTTGGGTATCTTAACTAAGATCACCATGCAGAATCGCCCGCGCTATAAACTGAAAGAACATATTGAGCTTTGTCCTGTAGAAGACATGATGCAGCATATTCAACAATGGAAGCATCAGCATCGACACATCGAATGCTTTGTGTTTTCCCATGAAAAGCAGTTGATGCTGAAAACTTTGGATGAGACCGATGAAGAGGTTTTGCCACGTAAGGAAAATTTCCCATCCGATGATACTTTATTGACCTTATGCTCTGAGCTGACCAAAAATTTTCCCTCATTGAACCCCTATTTACAGAAGCTCTTAGGCATCTTTGTCAAACCGACAACCTATATAGATTGGTCGAGCAAGATATTTCCAACACCGCGTAATACCAAGTTCAATGAAATGGAGTATCAGATTCCTGTTGATCGTGGAATTGAGTGTTTGGATGAAGTGTTGCATGCCTTAAGAAAGTATAAAGTTGCCACCTTTTTTCCGCTCGAATTTCGCTTTGTGAAGGGGGATGATATTTGGCTCAGTCCGTTTTATCAGCAGGACTCGATTTCGATTTCAGTGCATCAATATCATAAGCAAGACCCGAAGTTGATTTTTGATGTGGTTGAGCCGATTTTGCAGAAATATCGAGGGCGTCCACATTGGGGTAAAATGCATCAAATGAACAAGACACAGCTTCGGGCTCTATATCCTAAATGGGATGATTTTATGGCTTTACGTCAGCAGCTTGACCCAAAAGCCAAGTTTTTAAATCCCTATCTGGAAAAGTTGTTTTTAGGTTAG
- a CDS encoding alanine racemase has protein sequence MLDHYFKQLNLDLKKQGIATPQLIIDEAALKQNIQHVQIRLDHAKHLKARLVVKSLASLDLLKLLSEQINTQRFMVFHQPHIVSILENFAEADILLGKPMPAQAVRHFFDQHDEWSNAKIQWLIDTKQRLQQYLEIAQLYSLCLNVNIEIDVGLHRGGVQSTPQLTEILKLIQQYPQYLKLSGLMGYDAHVTKIPAIIKKPELAYQSSQQTYAHYQQLIQKQFSSLWNDELCFNGGGSPTFSFHTTESVCNDLSFGSMLLKPSDFDSDFLSALQPALWIAAPVLKILPFTQLPSMSLLDKLPHKCKALFIYGGYWLADYVYPHQAHTHALYGRSSNQELVNVPKDCDIQVDDFVFLRPTQSEAIIPQFSKLKLYRTHAFETWQTFSE, from the coding sequence ATGTTGGATCATTATTTTAAGCAACTCAATCTCGACCTAAAAAAGCAGGGGATTGCGACTCCACAATTGATCATCGATGAAGCAGCGTTAAAACAAAATATTCAGCATGTTCAGATTCGTCTTGATCACGCCAAACATTTAAAAGCACGCTTGGTAGTAAAATCATTAGCAAGCCTAGATTTACTCAAGTTATTATCTGAGCAGATCAATACGCAACGCTTTATGGTATTTCATCAACCGCATATTGTTTCAATCCTAGAAAATTTTGCCGAAGCGGATATTTTGTTGGGTAAACCAATGCCAGCTCAAGCTGTACGCCATTTCTTTGATCAGCATGATGAGTGGTCGAATGCCAAAATTCAGTGGCTGATTGATACCAAGCAACGCTTACAACAATATCTCGAGATTGCTCAGCTCTATTCTCTCTGTCTGAATGTGAATATTGAAATTGATGTTGGTTTACATCGTGGTGGGGTACAGTCGACACCGCAACTGACCGAAATTTTAAAGCTGATTCAGCAGTATCCACAGTATTTAAAGCTTTCTGGTTTGATGGGCTATGATGCACATGTCACCAAAATCCCAGCCATCATTAAAAAACCTGAACTGGCTTATCAAAGTTCGCAGCAGACTTATGCTCATTATCAACAGTTAATTCAAAAACAGTTTTCATCGCTGTGGAATGATGAGCTTTGTTTTAATGGCGGTGGCAGTCCAACCTTTAGCTTTCATACCACTGAAAGTGTTTGCAATGATTTGTCTTTTGGTTCAATGCTCTTAAAACCAAGTGATTTTGACAGTGATTTTTTAAGCGCACTACAGCCTGCGTTATGGATTGCTGCACCTGTATTAAAAATATTGCCATTTACTCAGCTTCCATCTATGTCTTTATTGGATAAATTGCCACATAAATGTAAGGCACTGTTTATTTATGGTGGCTATTGGCTGGCTGATTATGTCTATCCTCATCAAGCACATACCCATGCATTGTACGGGCGTAGTAGTAATCAGGAATTGGTCAATGTACCGAAGGATTGTGATATTCAAGTCGATGATTTTGTGTTTTTAAGACCAACGCAGAGTGAAGCGATTATTCCTCAGTTTTCCAAGTTGAAGCTGTATCGCACACATGCTTTTGAGACATGGCAAACTTTTAGTGAGTGA
- a CDS encoding transporter, which yields MKLNPMVIGLCGICISTLNHAAALDQSGQSILPFLENGNYVEVNATAVDADISGKIRNHPGLVNDPQNLNSGNMGNSFQYYSAALKLQLTDRISFGLLYDQPFGADITYPMQSNNTFSDNEFTQQGTSVNVDTESISMILGVSPFSNFQLYGGAVYQSVKGDVALRGNSYSEAFNGYDAKFKQDHAVGWLAGLSYQIPDIALKAAVTYRSKIDHDMQVTETQFGQPLEATTPSKTKISTPQSVNVDFQTGVYKDTLLYTNLRWVNWKDFHIRPTQFGAVTEYLTGVISDGAYTGGFDLDSYQKDQWTVNVGLGHQFTEKWSASTEVSWDSGTGNPASTLNPTKGSWGIGLGAQFNPAPNYFIAAGVKYFWLGDVVAEDGTYYIPVPGIKPIAEQADFKNNSAIAYGLKMGYRF from the coding sequence ATGAAACTCAATCCAATGGTGATTGGCCTGTGTGGGATATGTATCAGTACATTGAATCACGCAGCAGCACTGGACCAATCAGGACAATCCATTCTCCCTTTTCTGGAAAATGGTAACTATGTTGAAGTCAATGCGACAGCCGTAGATGCTGACATTTCGGGGAAAATCCGTAATCATCCTGGACTGGTCAATGATCCGCAGAATCTTAACTCAGGCAATATGGGCAATAGCTTTCAATATTATAGTGCCGCGCTCAAGCTTCAACTGACTGATCGAATCAGCTTTGGTCTGCTCTATGACCAGCCTTTTGGTGCTGATATTACTTATCCGATGCAATCGAATAACACCTTCTCGGACAATGAGTTTACCCAGCAAGGCACATCGGTTAATGTCGATACCGAAAGCATTAGCATGATTTTGGGTGTTAGTCCATTTAGCAATTTTCAACTCTATGGCGGTGCTGTCTATCAATCGGTCAAAGGTGATGTTGCGCTGCGTGGTAATTCATACAGTGAAGCCTTTAATGGCTATGATGCAAAATTTAAACAGGATCATGCGGTCGGTTGGCTGGCAGGTCTGAGTTATCAAATCCCAGATATTGCCTTAAAAGCCGCAGTGACCTATCGCTCCAAGATCGACCATGATATGCAAGTGACTGAGACCCAGTTCGGTCAACCTTTGGAAGCAACTACGCCAAGTAAAACCAAAATTTCGACACCACAATCGGTGAATGTTGACTTTCAAACAGGAGTGTATAAAGACACACTGCTCTATACCAATCTACGTTGGGTCAACTGGAAAGATTTTCATATTCGACCAACTCAATTTGGCGCAGTGACGGAGTATCTCACTGGCGTAATAAGTGATGGTGCATATACAGGTGGTTTCGATCTGGATAGCTATCAAAAAGATCAATGGACGGTCAATGTCGGACTGGGGCATCAGTTTACTGAAAAATGGAGTGCATCCACTGAAGTCAGTTGGGATTCAGGGACAGGCAACCCTGCATCTACATTAAATCCTACCAAAGGGTCTTGGGGGATTGGTCTAGGTGCTCAGTTTAATCCTGCCCCGAACTACTTCATTGCCGCTGGAGTTAAATACTTCTGGTTAGGTGATGTGGTTGCCGAAGACGGCACTTATTACATTCCTGTACCAGGAATTAAACCCATTGCTGAACAAGCTGACTTTAAAAACAACAGCGCAATCGCTTATGGCTTAAAAATGGGCTATCGCTTTTAG
- a CDS encoding universal stress protein, translating into MSYQNILVPVDDSPISYAAVEHALSLAKLSGAQVTILSVVAVDPFVGVDFYQVAPAITDHFMQAEAHAKTQLQDIAQSFVRDGIQVTTKIHHGVASEGIIFVADEVGADLIIMGSHGRTGVKRLLLGSVARAVLTESHIPVLIVKQ; encoded by the coding sequence ATGTCTTATCAAAATATTTTAGTCCCTGTTGATGACTCTCCAATTTCTTATGCCGCAGTCGAACATGCGCTTTCTCTAGCAAAATTATCAGGGGCACAAGTCACCATTCTCAGTGTAGTTGCAGTTGATCCATTTGTTGGCGTGGATTTTTATCAAGTGGCCCCTGCAATCACTGATCATTTTATGCAGGCCGAAGCACATGCCAAAACACAGCTTCAAGATATTGCCCAATCTTTTGTACGTGATGGTATTCAGGTGACAACCAAAATTCATCATGGTGTAGCCAGTGAAGGAATTATCTTTGTTGCCGATGAAGTCGGTGCTGATCTGATTATTATGGGTTCACATGGTCGCACAGGCGTAAAACGTTTATTGCTCGGTAGTGTGGCGCGTGCTGTTTTAACAGAATCACATATTCCCGTGCTGATTGTGAAGCAATAA
- a CDS encoding DUF2505 family protein, whose translation MAHQFTVNETIHGVSIEDFSRLVADTSLHEAVCKRIPGENLEIIESNINGDIYTLRREYNLDVNIPEVAKKLLKNAFRLKRADITHLKNLTSTVELGANLPLEAKGERSVTGDSEKVNISLTWTVKVKVPLIGGMLEKHAEGEIRKFSTLEIEIVADELKKHL comes from the coding sequence ATGGCACATCAATTTACGGTTAATGAAACAATTCATGGTGTTTCAATTGAGGACTTTTCAAGACTGGTGGCAGATACTTCATTGCATGAAGCAGTGTGTAAACGTATTCCAGGTGAAAACTTAGAAATAATTGAATCGAATATCAATGGTGATATTTATACGCTGCGCCGTGAATATAATCTGGATGTCAATATTCCAGAGGTGGCGAAAAAATTATTAAAGAATGCGTTCCGCTTAAAACGTGCTGATATTACCCATTTGAAAAACTTAACCTCGACAGTTGAATTGGGTGCAAACTTACCTTTGGAAGCGAAGGGCGAGCGTAGTGTCACGGGGGACAGCGAAAAAGTGAATATTTCTTTAACGTGGACTGTTAAAGTTAAAGTGCCATTGATTGGCGGTATGTTAGAAAAACATGCGGAAGGTGAAATTCGTAAATTCAGCACGCTTGAAATCGAGATCGTAGCCGATGAATTAAAGAAACATCTTTAA
- a CDS encoding amino acid transport protein, translated as MNATQLFLGVIFSSIGLGYFLYGKKQKMTVPLVCGLILMLFTYFIDSTTMISIIGVVLSIVPYFLRF; from the coding sequence ATGAATGCAACCCAACTGTTTCTAGGTGTCATCTTTAGCTCGATTGGCTTAGGCTATTTTCTGTATGGCAAAAAGCAAAAAATGACCGTGCCTTTGGTCTGTGGTCTTATCTTGATGCTCTTTACCTATTTTATTGATAGCACGACCATGATCAGTATCATTGGCGTGGTGCTTTCGATTGTTCCTTATTTCCTGCGCTTCTAA
- the def gene encoding peptide deformylase — MSVILPVAQRGEEVLKIKAAAVANGEFNSEWLLQLASAMHATMLERNGVGIAAPQVYISKRLIIVASRPNPRYPDAPEMDAVVMVNPEILAFSQESCLGEEGCLSVPDERGLVERAQAIKVRYYTLQGEVIETAFEGFPARIVQHEVDHLDGILFVERLS; from the coding sequence ATGAGTGTAATTCTACCTGTAGCACAACGCGGTGAAGAAGTTTTAAAAATTAAAGCGGCTGCTGTCGCGAACGGGGAATTTAACAGTGAATGGTTATTACAACTGGCTTCCGCTATGCATGCGACCATGTTGGAGCGCAATGGGGTTGGGATTGCAGCACCACAGGTCTATATTTCTAAACGCTTAATTATTGTGGCATCTCGCCCGAATCCGCGTTATCCCGATGCACCTGAAATGGATGCGGTGGTGATGGTCAATCCTGAAATTTTGGCATTTTCTCAAGAGTCTTGTTTAGGTGAGGAAGGCTGTTTAAGTGTGCCAGATGAGCGTGGGCTGGTCGAACGGGCACAAGCAATCAAAGTACGTTACTACACCTTACAAGGTGAAGTGATTGAAACCGCTTTTGAAGGTTTCCCCGCGCGCATTGTTCAGCATGAAGTGGATCATCTGGATGGCATTTTATTTGTAGAACGTTTGAGTTAG
- a CDS encoding glutaminase yields the protein MKTPLPDYLAHVIDACDIDNSGHLADYIPELANANPDRLALALSTVDGEIYSVGDDEIEFTIQSMSKPFTYAYVLQQLGIDAVLEKVGVEPSGEAFNEISLGKDRRPKNPMINSGAITTHSLIPVKDDLSGAEILRRFMSELAGRELQFDDAVYESEVKTAYRNLSIGYMLRTVGILETDPVDIVNGYIRQCAILVTVKDLVRMGSVFANGGVDPKTGKRLLNRAVVRQVLSVMMSCGMYDAAGDWLTTVGIPAKSGVAGGILGVLPGQVSIAAFSPRLDEHGNSVRGIDILERLSRDMGLHLMEGTPSAQTIVQSHYRTGKDASLSVYVLRGVLKFTEAEMLLRTLQCEPDDSSSIVIDLSQISLIHDVGKRMFLEGIDRLIDDGHTLLLVDPEQRLDHARTHKDRVLHVYQNLEDLIEKHKEL from the coding sequence ATGAAAACTCCACTTCCTGATTATTTGGCACATGTGATTGATGCCTGCGATATTGATAACAGTGGGCATCTCGCAGATTATATTCCTGAGTTAGCCAATGCCAATCCCGATCGATTAGCACTGGCATTATCTACCGTCGATGGTGAAATCTATTCTGTTGGGGATGATGAGATTGAATTTACCATTCAATCGATGTCTAAACCGTTCACTTATGCTTATGTGCTGCAACAGCTTGGGATTGATGCGGTATTAGAGAAAGTTGGGGTTGAACCTTCTGGCGAAGCCTTTAATGAAATTTCATTGGGTAAAGATCGCCGTCCTAAGAACCCGATGATTAACTCAGGTGCAATCACCACGCATTCACTGATTCCTGTCAAAGATGACTTATCTGGTGCAGAAATTTTACGTCGATTTATGAGCGAGCTAGCAGGACGTGAACTGCAATTTGATGATGCTGTTTATGAATCTGAGGTGAAAACAGCCTATCGCAATCTCTCGATTGGTTATATGTTGCGTACGGTGGGGATTTTGGAAACTGATCCTGTTGATATTGTGAATGGCTATATTCGCCAATGCGCGATCTTGGTCACTGTCAAAGATCTAGTGCGGATGGGCAGTGTTTTTGCCAATGGTGGGGTTGATCCTAAAACTGGAAAACGCTTATTGAATCGTGCTGTGGTACGCCAAGTCCTAAGCGTGATGATGAGCTGTGGCATGTATGATGCAGCGGGGGATTGGCTGACGACGGTTGGCATTCCTGCTAAAAGTGGTGTCGCTGGTGGAATCTTGGGCGTGTTGCCAGGTCAGGTCAGCATAGCGGCTTTTTCTCCTCGACTCGATGAACATGGCAATAGTGTACGTGGTATAGATATCTTGGAACGACTCTCTCGGGATATGGGCTTGCATTTGATGGAAGGTACACCTTCCGCGCAAACCATTGTGCAGAGTCATTATCGCACTGGTAAAGATGCATCTTTGAGTGTGTATGTACTTCGCGGAGTATTGAAATTCACTGAAGCGGAAATGTTGTTGCGGACGTTGCAATGTGAGCCAGACGATAGCAGTAGCATCGTGATTGATTTATCCCAGATTTCCCTAATTCATGATGTCGGAAAACGGATGTTTCTGGAAGGCATCGATCGTTTAATCGATGATGGGCACACTTTGCTTTTAGTTGATCCTGAACAGCGTCTGGATCATGCGCGAACGCATAAAGATCGGGTCTTGCATGTTTATCAGAATCTTGAGGATTTGATTGAGAAGCATAAAGAGCTGTAG
- a CDS encoding AAA family ATPase, with protein MSFDNTFFEILIEKKNQIIESISSSEHNSFKSVIVNILENIENKDYQRKIKENILLKKMFKNIIDELENEELNLSSINYLVDTFNLFLTEGKKIEVKLNEINVKIGDASHSIHELSSGERHMLTFLSLVLFVGNGRNFLIIDEPEISLNMKWQRQLIDLFKIMLPNVQIIVASHSPFLAKNKPEMLCKYKNGEF; from the coding sequence ATGAGTTTTGATAATACTTTTTTTGAAATTTTGATTGAAAAAAAGAATCAAATAATAGAATCTATTAGTAGCTCAGAACATAATAGTTTTAAAAGTGTTATTGTTAATATTTTGGAAAATATTGAAAATAAAGACTATCAAAGAAAAATTAAGGAAAACATTCTTCTTAAAAAAATGTTTAAAAATATTATAGATGAACTTGAAAATGAGGAATTAAATTTAAGTTCAATAAACTATTTAGTTGATACCTTTAATTTGTTTTTAACAGAAGGTAAAAAGATAGAAGTAAAATTGAATGAGATAAATGTTAAAATTGGTGATGCTAGTCATTCTATACATGAGCTATCTAGTGGTGAACGACATATGCTGACTTTTTTGAGTCTTGTATTATTTGTTGGAAATGGTAGAAATTTTTTAATTATTGACGAGCCTGAAATATCATTGAATATGAAATGGCAGAGACAGTTAATTGATTTATTTAAAATAATGCTTCCTAATGTTCAAATTATTGTTGCATCACACTCTCCTTTTTTGGCTAAAAATAAACCAGAAATGTTATGTAAATATAAGAATGGAGAGTTCTAA
- a CDS encoding DUF4435 domain-containing protein codes for MDMLLEADELITIAIMQEQPILMVEGIDDIPIYKKILTTIPIDCEVYCSEHIADIEPGCRGVKKIISIINEQHPINLAKKYLLGIVDKDVSDFRGEIEDLENLLFTIYYSMESHLVNDAVLKKIFSNFLYATEESVSDFLISDFWDFFYNECEVLYLASVEALKNSCDNKVESLFSYSSDYKGIKNENIKKSLNDNKINSLLFAHSKGVSFEIESLKRICKGKWFLDYLCEKISYYIINEINLCLIKETQCDMCKLGKCYACYFKYRVRPNKEAVGSNIYAYVEYGDFEFLNIRMLKNFS; via the coding sequence ATGGACATGCTTCTTGAAGCTGATGAACTAATCACTATCGCAATTATGCAAGAGCAGCCAATTCTCATGGTTGAGGGGATAGATGATATACCTATATATAAGAAAATATTAACTACAATTCCAATTGATTGTGAGGTTTATTGTTCTGAGCATATAGCAGATATTGAACCTGGTTGTAGAGGTGTGAAAAAAATTATTTCTATTATTAATGAGCAACATCCTATTAATCTAGCTAAAAAATATTTACTTGGAATAGTAGATAAAGATGTAAGTGATTTTAGAGGTGAAATTGAGGATTTAGAAAATTTATTATTCACTATTTATTACTCTATGGAGTCTCATTTAGTTAATGATGCCGTTTTAAAAAAAATATTTTCAAACTTTTTGTACGCAACTGAGGAAAGTGTTTCAGATTTTTTAATATCAGATTTTTGGGATTTTTTTTATAATGAATGTGAGGTTTTATATTTGGCATCTGTCGAAGCATTAAAAAACTCATGCGATAATAAGGTGGAGTCATTATTTTCTTATTCATCTGATTATAAAGGTATAAAAAATGAAAACATTAAAAAATCTTTGAATGATAATAAAATCAACAGCTTGCTTTTTGCTCACTCTAAAGGTGTGAGTTTTGAAATTGAATCTTTGAAAAGGATATGTAAGGGGAAGTGGTTTTTAGATTACTTGTGTGAAAAAATATCTTATTATATTATTAATGAAATAAATTTATGTTTAATTAAAGAAACACAATGTGATATGTGTAAGTTGGGTAAGTGTTATGCTTGTTATTTTAAATATAGAGTTAGGCCAAATAAAGAGGCTGTAGGATCTAATATTTATGCTTATGTAGAATATGGTGATTTTGAATTTTTAAATATAAGAATGCTGAAAAATTTTTCTTAA